The Pieris brassicae chromosome 6, ilPieBrab1.1, whole genome shotgun sequence genome window below encodes:
- the LOC123710707 gene encoding plasma membrane calcium-transporting ATPase 2 isoform X7: MATVEGRPAQYGVTLRQLRELMETRGAEGIAKINALGGPQELCKKLYTSPTDGLSGSKADQQHRREVFGSNLIPPKPPKTFLTLVWEALQDVTLIILEVAAVVSLGLSFYKPSEDESDIDSIGHIDEEEGHYQWIEGLAILISVIVVVIVTAFNDYTKERQFRGLQSRIEGEHKFAVIRSSEVNQVPISDIVVGDICQIKYGDLLPADGVLLQSNDLKIDESSLTGESDHVKKGESFDPMVLSGTHVMEGSGKMLVTAVGVNSQAGIIFTLLGAAVDKQEKEIKQMKKEAKKQRKETQRKSLTVGGLGDDDALPAAANHAHPDDNHVAPSGDKPAPEAAHKKEKSVLQAKLTKLAIQIGYAGSTIAVLTVIILIIQFCVQTFVIEEKVWKATYINNLVKHLIIGVTVLVVAVPEGLPLAVTLSLAYSVKKMMKDNNLVRHLDACETMGNATAICSDKTGTLTTNRMTVVQSYICEKLCKVTPHFRDIPADVGETMIEGISINSAFTSRIMPSQDPTGPPMQVGNKTECALLGFVLGLGQSYEAVRERHPEESFTRVYTFNSVRKSMSTVVPHKGGYRLYTKGASEIVLKKCAFIYGHEGRLEKFTRDMQDRLVRQVIEPMACDGLRTISVAYRDFVPGKAEINQVHIDQEPNWDDEDNIVNNLTCLCVVGIEDPVRPEVPEAIRKCQKAGITVRMVTGDNVNTARSIAVKCGILKPTDDFLILEGKEFNTRVRDANGEIQQHLLDKVWPKLRVLARSSPTDKYTLVKGMIESKAFDKREVVAVTGDGTNDGPALKKADVGFAMGIAGTDVAKEASDIILTDDNFSSIVKAVMWGRNVYDSIAKFLQFQLTVNVVAVIVAFIGACAIQDSPLKAVQMLWVNLIMDTLASLALATEMPTPDLLQRKPYGRTKPLISRTMMKNILGQAVYQLFIIFSLLFVGDRMLNIPSGRGQALGTEPTQHFTIIFNTFVMMTLFNEINARKIHGQRNVFEGLFTNPIFYSIWIGTAFSQVIIIQFGGMAFSTAGLTLEQWLWCLFFGAGTLVWGQLVTSIPTRKIPKKLSWGRGQPDPESIQPGPDYDSDLDKKPRAGQILWIRGLTRLQTQIRVVNAFRQGLDGRGSLADAALAEALRKQTALSKRYSHSSSVDYEQHLAPPDLDVERLSSHSHTETAV, translated from the exons ATGGCGACGGTGGAGGGGCGGCCCGCCCAATATGGGGTGACGCTGCGGCAGCTGCGCGAGCTGATGGAGACGCGCGGCGCGGAAGGAATAGCTAAGATCAACGCGCTCGGCGGCCCACAGGAACTCTGCAAGAAACTTTACACCTCACCCACGGATG GTCTTAGCGGGTCGAAAGCCGACCAGCAGCACAGGCGGGAAGTGTTCGGTTCCAACTTGATTCCGCCCAAGCCGCCCAAGACCTTCCTAACGCTCGTGTGGGAGGCATTGCAGGACGTCACGCTCATCATCCTGGAAGTGGCTGCTGTGGTCTCGTTGGGCTTGAGTTTCTACAAACCGTCCGAAGACGAAAGTGATATTG ACAGTATTG GGCACATTGATGAAGAGGAGGGTCACTACCAGTGGATCGAGGGTCTCGCTATCTTAATATCAGTTATAGTTGTCGTCATAGTAACAGCGTTTAATGATTATACGAAAGAAAGACAGTTTAG AGGTCTCCAGTCTCGGATAGAAGGTGAGCACAAGTTCGCGGTGATACGAAGCAGCGAAGTAAATCAGGTACCGATAAGTGATATAGTGGTGGGAGACATCTGCCAGATCAAGTATGGAGACCTTTTACCCGCTGATGGCGTACTGCTGCAGAGTAACGACTTGAAG ATCGACGAGTCTTCGTTAACGGGTGAATCGGACCATGTGAAGAAGGGAGAATCGTTTGATCCCATGGTGCTATCCGGTACACACGTTATGGAAG GCTCAGGAAAAATGCTTGTAACCGCCGTGGGAGTGAACTCGCAAGCCGGTATTATTTTCACCCTTTTGGGTGCAGCCGTCGACAAGCAAGAGAAGGAGATCAAGCAGATGAAGAAAG AAGCTAAAAAGCAGCGCAAGGAGACGCAGCGCAAGAGCCTCACGG TCGGCGGTTTAGGTGACGACGACGCGTTGCCGGCCGCCGCGAACCACGCCCACCCCGACGACAACCACGTGGCACCCTCCGGAGACAAACCGGCGCCGGAAGCCGCCCACAAGAAGGAGAAGTCCGTGCTGCAGGCCAAGCTCACCAAGTTGGCCATTCAG ATCGGGTACGCCGGGTCGACGATAGCCGTGCTTACTGTGATAATCCTCATCATCCAATTCTGCGTGCAAACATTCGTGATAGAGGAGAAGGTGTGGAAGGCCACGTACATCAACAACCTGGTCAAGCACCTCATCATCGGAGTGACCGTGCTGGTGGTGGCCGTTCCTGAAGGTCTACCGCTGGCCGTCACCCTGTCGCTCGCTTATTCAGTCAAG AAAATGATGAAAGACAACAACCTGGTCCGTCACTTGGACGCCTGCGAGACCATGGGCAACGCCACGGCCATCTGCTCGGACAAGACCGGAACGCTCACCACCAACAGGATGACGGTGGTCCAGTCGTACATCTGCGAGAAGCTGTGCAAGGTCACCCCTCACTTCAGGGACATCCCGGCCGACGTCGGAGAGACGATGATCGAGGGCATATCCATCAACAGCGCTTTCACCTCCAGGATCATG CCCTCTCAGGACCCGACGGGCCCTCCGATGCAAGTCGGAAACAAGACGGAGTGCGCCCTCCTAGGGTTCGTCTTGGGCTTGGGGCAGAGCTACGAGGCGGTTCGCGAACGACACCCGGAGGAGTCTTTCACGCGAGTGTACACGTTCAACTCGGTTCGGAAAAGCATGTCCACGGTCGTACCGCACAAGGGCGGATACCGTCTGTACACCAAGGGTGCCTCCGAAATCGTCCTCAAGAA GTGTGCGTTCATCTACGGCCACGAGGGTCGCCTGGAGAAATTCACGAGAGACATGCAGGACCGGCTCGTGCGACAGGTCATCGAACCCATGGCCTGCGACGGACTTCGGACCATTTCCGTGGCCTACAGGGACTTCGTGCCCGGAAAGGCTGAAATCAACCAG GTGCACATAGACCAGGAGCCGAACTGGGACGACGAAGACAACATCGTCAACAACCTCACTTGTCTCTGCGTCGTCGGCATCGAAGATCCCGTCAGGCCGGAG GTGCCCGAGGCCATCCGCAAATGTCAAAAGGCGGGCATAACGGTCCGCATGGTCACCGGCGACAACGTGAACACGGCTCGCTCGATCGCCGTCAAGTGCGGCATCCTGAAGCCCACCGACGACTTCCTCATACTCGAGGGCAAGGAGTTCAACACGCGGGTGCGAGACGCCAACGGGGAG ATCCAGCAGCACCTGCTGGACAAAGTGTGGCCGAAGCTGCGCGTGCTGGCCCGCTCGTCCCCCACGGACAAGTACACCTTGGTGAAGGGCATGATCGAATCCAAGGCCTTCGACAAACGGGAGGTGGTGGCCGTGACGGGCGACGGCACCAACGACGGGCCCGCGCTCAAGAAGGCCGACGTCGGATTCGCCATG GGCATTGCGGGAACGGACGTGGCCAAGGAGGCCTCGGACATCATCCTGACGGACGACAACTTCTCCTCGATCGTGAAAGCCGTGATGTGGGGTCGTAATGTATACGATTCGATCGCCAAGTTCTTGCAGTTCCAACTCACCGTCAACGTGGTGGCCGTCATCGTGGCCTTCATTGGCGCCTGCGCCATTCAGGACAGTCCGCTCAAG GCGGTCCAGATGCTGTGGGTGAATCTCATAATGGACACCTTGGCGTCTCTGGCGCTAGCCACGGAGATGCCCACCCCTGACCTGCTCCAGCGAAAGCCTTACGGCAGAACCAAGCCTCTCATCTCCCGCACTATGATGAAGAACATCCTCGGACAGGCGGTCTACCAGCTCTTTATCATCTTTTCCCTGCTCTTTGTCG GCGACAGGATGCTGAACATCCCGTCCGGGCGCGGCCAGGCCTTGGGCACGGAACCCACCCAGCACTTCACCATCATCTTCAACACCTTCGTGATGATGACGCTCTTCAACGAGATAAACGCCCGAAAGATCCACGGCCAGAGAAACGTATTCGAGGGTCTCTTCACCAACCCCATCTTCTACTCCATTTGGATCGGCACCGCCTTTTCACAG GTCATAATAATCCAGTTCGGCGGAATGGCCTTCAGCACGGCGGGACTCACCCTGGAGCAGTGGCTCTGGTGCCTGTTCTTCGGAGCCGGAACCCTCGTCTGGGGACAGCTCGTCACCAGCATCCCCACCAGGAAGATACCCAAGAAACTCTC TTGGGGCCGCGGCCAGCCGGACCCCGAGTCGATCCAACCGGGGCCGGACTACGACTCCGACCTCGACAAGAAGCCCCGAGCGGGGCAGATCCTCTGGATCCGGGGCCTCACGCGCCTTCAGACACAG ATCCGCGTGGTGAACGCGTTCCGGCAGGGGTTGGACGGGCGCGGCTCCCTTGCCGACGCGGCGCTGGCGGAAGCGCTACGCAAGCAGACGGCGCTGTCGAAGCGCTACTCGCATTCGTCCAGCGTGGACTACGAGCAGCATCTGGCGCCGCCGGATCTGGACGTGGAGCGGCTGTCGAGCCACAGCCACACCGAGACCGCCGTCTAA
- the LOC123710707 gene encoding plasma membrane calcium-transporting ATPase 2 isoform X1 — MATVEGRPAQYGVTLRQLRELMETRGAEGIAKINALGGPQELCKKLYTSPTDGLSGSKADQQHRREVFGSNLIPPKPPKTFLTLVWEALQDVTLIILEVAAVVSLGLSFYKPSEDESDIDSIGHIDEEEGHYQWIEGLAILISVIVVVIVTAFNDYTKERQFRGLQSRIEGEHKFAVIRSSEVNQVPISDIVVGDICQIKYGDLLPADGVLLQSNDLKIDESSLTGESDHVKKGESFDPMVLSGTHVMEGSGKMLVTAVGVNSQAGIIFTLLGAAVDKQEKEIKQMKKEAKKQRKETQRKSLTVGGLGDDDALPAAANHAHPDDNHVAPSGDKPAPEAAHKKEKSVLQAKLTKLAIQIGYAGSTIAVLTVIILIIQFCVQTFVIEEKVWKATYINNLVKHLIIGVTVLVVAVPEGLPLAVTLSLAYSVKKMMKDNNLVRHLDACETMGNATAICSDKTGTLTTNRMTVVQSYICEKLCKVTPHFRDIPADVGETMIEGISINSAFTSRIMPSQDPTGPPMQVGNKTECALLGFVLGLGQSYEAVRERHPEESFTRVYTFNSVRKSMSTVVPHKGGYRLYTKGASEIVLKKCAFIYGHEGRLEKFTRDMQDRLVRQVIEPMACDGLRTISVAYRDFVPGKAEINQVHIDQEPNWDDEDNIVNNLTCLCVVGIEDPVRPEVPEAIRKCQKAGITVRMVTGDNVNTARSIAVKCGILKPTDDFLILEGKEFNTRVRDANGEIQQHLLDKVWPKLRVLARSSPTDKYTLVKGMIESKAFDKREVVAVTGDGTNDGPALKKADVGFAMGIAGTDVAKEASDIILTDDNFSSIVKAVMWGRNVYDSIAKFLQFQLTVNVVAVIVAFIGACAIQDSPLKAVQMLWVNLIMDTLASLALATEMPTPDLLQRKPYGRTKPLISRTMMKNILGQAVYQLFIIFSLLFVGDRMLNIPSGRGQALGTEPTQHFTIIFNTFVMMTLFNEINARKIHGQRNVFEGLFTNPIFYSIWIGTAFSQVIIIQFGGMAFSTAGLTLEQWLWCLFFGAGTLVWGQLVTSIPTRKIPKKLSWGRGQPDPESIQPGPDYDSDLDKKPRAGQILWIRGLTRLQTQVIGGELQERLIPVPYSKTSTDQAIRVVNAFRQGLDGRGSLADAALAEALRKQTALSKRYSHSSSVDYEQHLAPPDLDVERLSSHSHTETAV, encoded by the exons ATGGCGACGGTGGAGGGGCGGCCCGCCCAATATGGGGTGACGCTGCGGCAGCTGCGCGAGCTGATGGAGACGCGCGGCGCGGAAGGAATAGCTAAGATCAACGCGCTCGGCGGCCCACAGGAACTCTGCAAGAAACTTTACACCTCACCCACGGATG GTCTTAGCGGGTCGAAAGCCGACCAGCAGCACAGGCGGGAAGTGTTCGGTTCCAACTTGATTCCGCCCAAGCCGCCCAAGACCTTCCTAACGCTCGTGTGGGAGGCATTGCAGGACGTCACGCTCATCATCCTGGAAGTGGCTGCTGTGGTCTCGTTGGGCTTGAGTTTCTACAAACCGTCCGAAGACGAAAGTGATATTG ACAGTATTG GGCACATTGATGAAGAGGAGGGTCACTACCAGTGGATCGAGGGTCTCGCTATCTTAATATCAGTTATAGTTGTCGTCATAGTAACAGCGTTTAATGATTATACGAAAGAAAGACAGTTTAG AGGTCTCCAGTCTCGGATAGAAGGTGAGCACAAGTTCGCGGTGATACGAAGCAGCGAAGTAAATCAGGTACCGATAAGTGATATAGTGGTGGGAGACATCTGCCAGATCAAGTATGGAGACCTTTTACCCGCTGATGGCGTACTGCTGCAGAGTAACGACTTGAAG ATCGACGAGTCTTCGTTAACGGGTGAATCGGACCATGTGAAGAAGGGAGAATCGTTTGATCCCATGGTGCTATCCGGTACACACGTTATGGAAG GCTCAGGAAAAATGCTTGTAACCGCCGTGGGAGTGAACTCGCAAGCCGGTATTATTTTCACCCTTTTGGGTGCAGCCGTCGACAAGCAAGAGAAGGAGATCAAGCAGATGAAGAAAG AAGCTAAAAAGCAGCGCAAGGAGACGCAGCGCAAGAGCCTCACGG TCGGCGGTTTAGGTGACGACGACGCGTTGCCGGCCGCCGCGAACCACGCCCACCCCGACGACAACCACGTGGCACCCTCCGGAGACAAACCGGCGCCGGAAGCCGCCCACAAGAAGGAGAAGTCCGTGCTGCAGGCCAAGCTCACCAAGTTGGCCATTCAG ATCGGGTACGCCGGGTCGACGATAGCCGTGCTTACTGTGATAATCCTCATCATCCAATTCTGCGTGCAAACATTCGTGATAGAGGAGAAGGTGTGGAAGGCCACGTACATCAACAACCTGGTCAAGCACCTCATCATCGGAGTGACCGTGCTGGTGGTGGCCGTTCCTGAAGGTCTACCGCTGGCCGTCACCCTGTCGCTCGCTTATTCAGTCAAG AAAATGATGAAAGACAACAACCTGGTCCGTCACTTGGACGCCTGCGAGACCATGGGCAACGCCACGGCCATCTGCTCGGACAAGACCGGAACGCTCACCACCAACAGGATGACGGTGGTCCAGTCGTACATCTGCGAGAAGCTGTGCAAGGTCACCCCTCACTTCAGGGACATCCCGGCCGACGTCGGAGAGACGATGATCGAGGGCATATCCATCAACAGCGCTTTCACCTCCAGGATCATG CCCTCTCAGGACCCGACGGGCCCTCCGATGCAAGTCGGAAACAAGACGGAGTGCGCCCTCCTAGGGTTCGTCTTGGGCTTGGGGCAGAGCTACGAGGCGGTTCGCGAACGACACCCGGAGGAGTCTTTCACGCGAGTGTACACGTTCAACTCGGTTCGGAAAAGCATGTCCACGGTCGTACCGCACAAGGGCGGATACCGTCTGTACACCAAGGGTGCCTCCGAAATCGTCCTCAAGAA GTGTGCGTTCATCTACGGCCACGAGGGTCGCCTGGAGAAATTCACGAGAGACATGCAGGACCGGCTCGTGCGACAGGTCATCGAACCCATGGCCTGCGACGGACTTCGGACCATTTCCGTGGCCTACAGGGACTTCGTGCCCGGAAAGGCTGAAATCAACCAG GTGCACATAGACCAGGAGCCGAACTGGGACGACGAAGACAACATCGTCAACAACCTCACTTGTCTCTGCGTCGTCGGCATCGAAGATCCCGTCAGGCCGGAG GTGCCCGAGGCCATCCGCAAATGTCAAAAGGCGGGCATAACGGTCCGCATGGTCACCGGCGACAACGTGAACACGGCTCGCTCGATCGCCGTCAAGTGCGGCATCCTGAAGCCCACCGACGACTTCCTCATACTCGAGGGCAAGGAGTTCAACACGCGGGTGCGAGACGCCAACGGGGAG ATCCAGCAGCACCTGCTGGACAAAGTGTGGCCGAAGCTGCGCGTGCTGGCCCGCTCGTCCCCCACGGACAAGTACACCTTGGTGAAGGGCATGATCGAATCCAAGGCCTTCGACAAACGGGAGGTGGTGGCCGTGACGGGCGACGGCACCAACGACGGGCCCGCGCTCAAGAAGGCCGACGTCGGATTCGCCATG GGCATTGCGGGAACGGACGTGGCCAAGGAGGCCTCGGACATCATCCTGACGGACGACAACTTCTCCTCGATCGTGAAAGCCGTGATGTGGGGTCGTAATGTATACGATTCGATCGCCAAGTTCTTGCAGTTCCAACTCACCGTCAACGTGGTGGCCGTCATCGTGGCCTTCATTGGCGCCTGCGCCATTCAGGACAGTCCGCTCAAG GCGGTCCAGATGCTGTGGGTGAATCTCATAATGGACACCTTGGCGTCTCTGGCGCTAGCCACGGAGATGCCCACCCCTGACCTGCTCCAGCGAAAGCCTTACGGCAGAACCAAGCCTCTCATCTCCCGCACTATGATGAAGAACATCCTCGGACAGGCGGTCTACCAGCTCTTTATCATCTTTTCCCTGCTCTTTGTCG GCGACAGGATGCTGAACATCCCGTCCGGGCGCGGCCAGGCCTTGGGCACGGAACCCACCCAGCACTTCACCATCATCTTCAACACCTTCGTGATGATGACGCTCTTCAACGAGATAAACGCCCGAAAGATCCACGGCCAGAGAAACGTATTCGAGGGTCTCTTCACCAACCCCATCTTCTACTCCATTTGGATCGGCACCGCCTTTTCACAG GTCATAATAATCCAGTTCGGCGGAATGGCCTTCAGCACGGCGGGACTCACCCTGGAGCAGTGGCTCTGGTGCCTGTTCTTCGGAGCCGGAACCCTCGTCTGGGGACAGCTCGTCACCAGCATCCCCACCAGGAAGATACCCAAGAAACTCTC TTGGGGCCGCGGCCAGCCGGACCCCGAGTCGATCCAACCGGGGCCGGACTACGACTCCGACCTCGACAAGAAGCCCCGAGCGGGGCAGATCCTCTGGATCCGGGGCCTCACGCGCCTTCAGACACAG GTCATAGGTGGCGAGTTACAAGAGCGCTTGATTCCTGTGCCCTACAGCAAGACTTCAACTGATCAAGCT ATCCGCGTGGTGAACGCGTTCCGGCAGGGGTTGGACGGGCGCGGCTCCCTTGCCGACGCGGCGCTGGCGGAAGCGCTACGCAAGCAGACGGCGCTGTCGAAGCGCTACTCGCATTCGTCCAGCGTGGACTACGAGCAGCATCTGGCGCCGCCGGATCTGGACGTGGAGCGGCTGTCGAGCCACAGCCACACCGAGACCGCCGTCTAA
- the LOC123710707 gene encoding plasma membrane calcium-transporting ATPase 2 isoform X3, which translates to MATVEGRPAQYGVTLRQLRELMETRGAEGIAKINALGGPQELCKKLYTSPTDGLSGSKADQQHRREVFGSNLIPPKPPKTFLTLVWEALQDVTLIILEVAAVVSLGLSFYKPSEDESDIDSIGHIDEEEGHYQWIEGLAILISVIVVVIVTAFNDYTKERQFRGLQSRIEGEHKFAVIRSSEVNQVPISDIVVGDICQIKYGDLLPADGVLLQSNDLKIDESSLTGESDHVKKGESFDPMVLSGTHVMEGSGKMLVTAVGVNSQAGIIFTLLGAAVDKQEKEIKQMKKEAKKQRKETQRKSLTGDDDALPAAANHAHPDDNHVAPSGDKPAPEAAHKKEKSVLQAKLTKLAIQIGYAGSTIAVLTVIILIIQFCVQTFVIEEKVWKATYINNLVKHLIIGVTVLVVAVPEGLPLAVTLSLAYSVKKMMKDNNLVRHLDACETMGNATAICSDKTGTLTTNRMTVVQSYICEKLCKVTPHFRDIPADVGETMIEGISINSAFTSRIMPSQDPTGPPMQVGNKTECALLGFVLGLGQSYEAVRERHPEESFTRVYTFNSVRKSMSTVVPHKGGYRLYTKGASEIVLKKCAFIYGHEGRLEKFTRDMQDRLVRQVIEPMACDGLRTISVAYRDFVPGKAEINQVHIDQEPNWDDEDNIVNNLTCLCVVGIEDPVRPEVPEAIRKCQKAGITVRMVTGDNVNTARSIAVKCGILKPTDDFLILEGKEFNTRVRDANGEIQQHLLDKVWPKLRVLARSSPTDKYTLVKGMIESKAFDKREVVAVTGDGTNDGPALKKADVGFAMGIAGTDVAKEASDIILTDDNFSSIVKAVMWGRNVYDSIAKFLQFQLTVNVVAVIVAFIGACAIQDSPLKAVQMLWVNLIMDTLASLALATEMPTPDLLQRKPYGRTKPLISRTMMKNILGQAVYQLFIIFSLLFVGDRMLNIPSGRGQALGTEPTQHFTIIFNTFVMMTLFNEINARKIHGQRNVFEGLFTNPIFYSIWIGTAFSQVIIIQFGGMAFSTAGLTLEQWLWCLFFGAGTLVWGQLVTSIPTRKIPKKLSWGRGQPDPESIQPGPDYDSDLDKKPRAGQILWIRGLTRLQTQVIGGELQERLIPVPYSKTSTDQAIRVVNAFRQGLDGRGSLADAALAEALRKQTALSKRYSHSSSVDYEQHLAPPDLDVERLSSHSHTETAV; encoded by the exons ATGGCGACGGTGGAGGGGCGGCCCGCCCAATATGGGGTGACGCTGCGGCAGCTGCGCGAGCTGATGGAGACGCGCGGCGCGGAAGGAATAGCTAAGATCAACGCGCTCGGCGGCCCACAGGAACTCTGCAAGAAACTTTACACCTCACCCACGGATG GTCTTAGCGGGTCGAAAGCCGACCAGCAGCACAGGCGGGAAGTGTTCGGTTCCAACTTGATTCCGCCCAAGCCGCCCAAGACCTTCCTAACGCTCGTGTGGGAGGCATTGCAGGACGTCACGCTCATCATCCTGGAAGTGGCTGCTGTGGTCTCGTTGGGCTTGAGTTTCTACAAACCGTCCGAAGACGAAAGTGATATTG ACAGTATTG GGCACATTGATGAAGAGGAGGGTCACTACCAGTGGATCGAGGGTCTCGCTATCTTAATATCAGTTATAGTTGTCGTCATAGTAACAGCGTTTAATGATTATACGAAAGAAAGACAGTTTAG AGGTCTCCAGTCTCGGATAGAAGGTGAGCACAAGTTCGCGGTGATACGAAGCAGCGAAGTAAATCAGGTACCGATAAGTGATATAGTGGTGGGAGACATCTGCCAGATCAAGTATGGAGACCTTTTACCCGCTGATGGCGTACTGCTGCAGAGTAACGACTTGAAG ATCGACGAGTCTTCGTTAACGGGTGAATCGGACCATGTGAAGAAGGGAGAATCGTTTGATCCCATGGTGCTATCCGGTACACACGTTATGGAAG GCTCAGGAAAAATGCTTGTAACCGCCGTGGGAGTGAACTCGCAAGCCGGTATTATTTTCACCCTTTTGGGTGCAGCCGTCGACAAGCAAGAGAAGGAGATCAAGCAGATGAAGAAAG AAGCTAAAAAGCAGCGCAAGGAGACGCAGCGCAAGAGCCTCACGG GTGACGACGACGCGTTGCCGGCCGCCGCGAACCACGCCCACCCCGACGACAACCACGTGGCACCCTCCGGAGACAAACCGGCGCCGGAAGCCGCCCACAAGAAGGAGAAGTCCGTGCTGCAGGCCAAGCTCACCAAGTTGGCCATTCAG ATCGGGTACGCCGGGTCGACGATAGCCGTGCTTACTGTGATAATCCTCATCATCCAATTCTGCGTGCAAACATTCGTGATAGAGGAGAAGGTGTGGAAGGCCACGTACATCAACAACCTGGTCAAGCACCTCATCATCGGAGTGACCGTGCTGGTGGTGGCCGTTCCTGAAGGTCTACCGCTGGCCGTCACCCTGTCGCTCGCTTATTCAGTCAAG AAAATGATGAAAGACAACAACCTGGTCCGTCACTTGGACGCCTGCGAGACCATGGGCAACGCCACGGCCATCTGCTCGGACAAGACCGGAACGCTCACCACCAACAGGATGACGGTGGTCCAGTCGTACATCTGCGAGAAGCTGTGCAAGGTCACCCCTCACTTCAGGGACATCCCGGCCGACGTCGGAGAGACGATGATCGAGGGCATATCCATCAACAGCGCTTTCACCTCCAGGATCATG CCCTCTCAGGACCCGACGGGCCCTCCGATGCAAGTCGGAAACAAGACGGAGTGCGCCCTCCTAGGGTTCGTCTTGGGCTTGGGGCAGAGCTACGAGGCGGTTCGCGAACGACACCCGGAGGAGTCTTTCACGCGAGTGTACACGTTCAACTCGGTTCGGAAAAGCATGTCCACGGTCGTACCGCACAAGGGCGGATACCGTCTGTACACCAAGGGTGCCTCCGAAATCGTCCTCAAGAA GTGTGCGTTCATCTACGGCCACGAGGGTCGCCTGGAGAAATTCACGAGAGACATGCAGGACCGGCTCGTGCGACAGGTCATCGAACCCATGGCCTGCGACGGACTTCGGACCATTTCCGTGGCCTACAGGGACTTCGTGCCCGGAAAGGCTGAAATCAACCAG GTGCACATAGACCAGGAGCCGAACTGGGACGACGAAGACAACATCGTCAACAACCTCACTTGTCTCTGCGTCGTCGGCATCGAAGATCCCGTCAGGCCGGAG GTGCCCGAGGCCATCCGCAAATGTCAAAAGGCGGGCATAACGGTCCGCATGGTCACCGGCGACAACGTGAACACGGCTCGCTCGATCGCCGTCAAGTGCGGCATCCTGAAGCCCACCGACGACTTCCTCATACTCGAGGGCAAGGAGTTCAACACGCGGGTGCGAGACGCCAACGGGGAG ATCCAGCAGCACCTGCTGGACAAAGTGTGGCCGAAGCTGCGCGTGCTGGCCCGCTCGTCCCCCACGGACAAGTACACCTTGGTGAAGGGCATGATCGAATCCAAGGCCTTCGACAAACGGGAGGTGGTGGCCGTGACGGGCGACGGCACCAACGACGGGCCCGCGCTCAAGAAGGCCGACGTCGGATTCGCCATG GGCATTGCGGGAACGGACGTGGCCAAGGAGGCCTCGGACATCATCCTGACGGACGACAACTTCTCCTCGATCGTGAAAGCCGTGATGTGGGGTCGTAATGTATACGATTCGATCGCCAAGTTCTTGCAGTTCCAACTCACCGTCAACGTGGTGGCCGTCATCGTGGCCTTCATTGGCGCCTGCGCCATTCAGGACAGTCCGCTCAAG GCGGTCCAGATGCTGTGGGTGAATCTCATAATGGACACCTTGGCGTCTCTGGCGCTAGCCACGGAGATGCCCACCCCTGACCTGCTCCAGCGAAAGCCTTACGGCAGAACCAAGCCTCTCATCTCCCGCACTATGATGAAGAACATCCTCGGACAGGCGGTCTACCAGCTCTTTATCATCTTTTCCCTGCTCTTTGTCG GCGACAGGATGCTGAACATCCCGTCCGGGCGCGGCCAGGCCTTGGGCACGGAACCCACCCAGCACTTCACCATCATCTTCAACACCTTCGTGATGATGACGCTCTTCAACGAGATAAACGCCCGAAAGATCCACGGCCAGAGAAACGTATTCGAGGGTCTCTTCACCAACCCCATCTTCTACTCCATTTGGATCGGCACCGCCTTTTCACAG GTCATAATAATCCAGTTCGGCGGAATGGCCTTCAGCACGGCGGGACTCACCCTGGAGCAGTGGCTCTGGTGCCTGTTCTTCGGAGCCGGAACCCTCGTCTGGGGACAGCTCGTCACCAGCATCCCCACCAGGAAGATACCCAAGAAACTCTC TTGGGGCCGCGGCCAGCCGGACCCCGAGTCGATCCAACCGGGGCCGGACTACGACTCCGACCTCGACAAGAAGCCCCGAGCGGGGCAGATCCTCTGGATCCGGGGCCTCACGCGCCTTCAGACACAG GTCATAGGTGGCGAGTTACAAGAGCGCTTGATTCCTGTGCCCTACAGCAAGACTTCAACTGATCAAGCT ATCCGCGTGGTGAACGCGTTCCGGCAGGGGTTGGACGGGCGCGGCTCCCTTGCCGACGCGGCGCTGGCGGAAGCGCTACGCAAGCAGACGGCGCTGTCGAAGCGCTACTCGCATTCGTCCAGCGTGGACTACGAGCAGCATCTGGCGCCGCCGGATCTGGACGTGGAGCGGCTGTCGAGCCACAGCCACACCGAGACCGCCGTCTAA